A portion of the Meriones unguiculatus strain TT.TT164.6M chromosome 14, Bangor_MerUng_6.1, whole genome shotgun sequence genome contains these proteins:
- the Psma1 gene encoding proteasome subunit alpha type-1: protein MFRNQYDNDVTVWSPQGRIHQIEYAMEAVKQGSATVGLKSKTHAVLVALKRAQSELAAHQKKILHVDNHIGISIAGLTADARLLCNFMRQECLDSRFVFDRPLPVSRLVSLIGSKTQIPTQRYGRRPYGVGLLIAGYDDMGPHIFQTCPSANYFDCRAMSIGARSQSARTYLERHMTEFMDCNLDELVKHGLRALRETLPAEQDLTTKNVSIGIVGKDLEFTIYDDDDVSPFLDGLEERPQRKAQPSQAADEPAEKADEPMEH from the exons ATG TTTCGAAACCAGTATGACAATGATGTCACTGTTTGGAGCCCACAG GGCAGGATTCATCAAATTGAATATGCAATGGAAGCTGTTAAACAGGGTTCAGCCACAGTTGGTCTAAAATCAAAAACACATGCAGTTTTGGTTGCATTGAAG AGGGCGCAGTCAGAACTTGCAGCTCACCAGAAGAAAATTCTCCATGTCGACAACCATATTGGTATCTCAATTGCGGGTCTGACTGCTGATGCTAGGCTGCTAtg taattttatGCGCCAGGAATGTTTGGATTCCAGATTTGTATTTGACAGACCACTTCCTGTGTCTCGTCTTGTGTCTCTAATTGGAAGCA AGACCCAGATTCCAACACAGCGCTATGGCCGGAGACCATATGGTGTTGGGCTGCTTATTGCTGGTTATGAT GATATGGGCCCTCACATTTTCCAAACCTGCCCATCTGCTAACTATTTTGACTGCAGAGCTATGTCTATTGGAGCCCGTTCTCAATCAGCTCGTACTTACCTGGAGAGACATATGACTGAATTCATGGACT GCAATTTGGATGAACTGGTTAAACACGGTCTGCGTGCCTTAAGAGAAACACTTCCTGCAGAGCAGGACCTGACCACAAAG AATGTTTCCATTGGAATTGTTGGTAAAGACTTGGAGTTTACAatctatgatgatgatgatgtgtctCCATTCCTGGATGGTCTGGAAGAAAGACCACAGAGAAAAGCACAG CCTTCACAGGCTGCTGATGAACCTGCAGAAAAAGCTGATGAACCAATGGAACATTAA
- the LOC132647175 gene encoding uncharacterized protein LOC132647175 → MDLTAGSGPRCRCWVHPHTHSPILSLCRSRGTTRPPEIDHRSKLRREGGHLAEEEAPGPRVKWRGRAKGRPGHRPLLAGQAADAESLPEPVREPSSLSHRPASLGTEADPRPRRRTSAPNPARTRGLTHHSSGEATTRDSRGPGARPLIRFGDRQGSLRSFDGGGAGSTVYPRATDRRLALPRPPALGGRGLRKGRTWDGRETPGFKCLCAEKAGAWPPRRALGFSLFTLWIAEDRQLSTQLRMMRLSRIASQSQSTDISGIAWLKEGAKKGQRTVFIIR, encoded by the exons ATGGACCTTACTGCAGGCTCAGGTCCGCGCTGCCGGTGCTgggtgcacccacacacacacagccctatCCTCTCCCTATGCAGGTCACGAGGGACCACAAGGCCTCCTGAAATCGACCACCGAAGTAAACTGAGGCGCGAGGGAGGCCATCTGGCCGAGGAAGAAGCGCCTGGTCCCCGTGTAAAGTGGAGAGGCCGCGCGAAAGGCCGCCCGGGCCACCGACCGCTCCTCGCCGGCCAGGCCGCAGATGCTGAATCACTGCCGGAGCCCGTCCGTGAGCCAAGCTCCCTCTCCCACCGCCCCGCGTCACTGGGAACGGAGGCCGATCCCCGACCGCGTCGGCGGACCTCAGCCCCAAACCCTGCGAGGACCCGGGGCTTAACTCACCATAGCTCCGGCGAGGCGACAACCAGAGACAGCAGGGGACCAGGAGCACGGCCTCTAATACGGTTCGGTGATCGTCAGGGAAGCCTGCGGAGTTTTGACGGCGGCGGCGCAGGAAGCACAGTCTATCCCAGAGCCACGGATCGGCGTTTAGCGCTTCCCCGCCCTCCAGCCCTGGGTGGGCGGGGCTTGCGGAAGGGGCGGACCTGGGACGGGCGGGAAACCCCAGGATTCAAATGCCTGTGCGCGGAGAAAGCCGGGGCGTGGCCACCACGCCGCGCGCTGGGTTTCTCGCTTTTTACCCTGTGGATTGCAGAAGACCGTCAACTCTCGACCCAGCTCCGGATGATGCGGTTATCCCGCATAGCATCTCAGTCACAGTCCACAGACATTTCGGGAATTGCCTGGCTCAAAGAGGGTGCAAAAAAAGGCCAGAGAaccgtt tttatcATCAGATGA